In Centroberyx gerrardi isolate f3 chromosome 14, fCenGer3.hap1.cur.20231027, whole genome shotgun sequence, the genomic stretch AGCTACCCagttgttttatgttgtttagCCAAGATTAATTTCCTCTGACTTTCTGAAAGAACAGGGACAGGAAAAGGGTGATGGTGTGCACTGGTATGATTTCAGTGAATATTGAGTGATTAGGAATGTCAACAGGGATAGGGAGGACTGGATTGCTCCCAGTGGGCCACCAGTCTAAAATCTTGCCCTGGTCCCTAAGTGTACCAGGGCTGATAAGTGATAATCAGCATAATGAAATAGAGATACAGAAGAAATGTCTCCTGTCAGGATATGGCACACAACCTACCTACCAAAACAGTGTTATTGTCCTTAAAATGATCTTCACTTCTAAAAATCCTGAAATTTATAGGAAGAACATTTTGAACCCATTCAGAACCCATTCACATGTTGCAGAAAGCTTGCAGCATGCCACCTGAATTGTCTTATTTTAATAGAGGCTATCAATCAGTCAAATGTTTCAATAAGAAATGTATTCCTGACATTTTTAGATTCTGCTCATGTCGGTAATGTCCCTGTTACTGTGCACTGTCCTAAGCCTAAACAGTAGATCCGGTGCAGTCCACTAGGTGTCAGGCTGTCTATCTAAAAAAGCAATGTGATCTGATTGAAAAAGCCTTTAGAGGTAGGCCTACAGTGCATGATTGAATGTAGAATTGGGAAGAAGGCGTCAATAAAAAGTAGTTTGGCTTAATTTTGATTGGGAATACCCAAAATGACATTTGTGGTGCTGTATATTTTTGTGTGCCTCAAACGAGTTTTCATGGGGCATGGGGGAAAATACCAATGTTATTGTGCAAAATAAAGTGATGAATGATCAAGTGAAATATTAGAAAAAGGTATATGAAAAGCTATGTATAGACAGGGGGGAAATTACAACTCTCTGACATTTAAACACTAATGGCATGCATTGTTAACCATGAGTGAGAAAAAAGAAGTGAAAGGAGGAAATGTGGACAAGCTCATATAAAACTGTGAATaggataaacaataaaaaaaaaacacaaaccaagACAGTGTGAATACACAAAAAAGGATTGCGAGTGTCAAAACGTAGGCCTAGGCCACGTGAAATAATGCAAACAATTTCTACTATACATAAGAAGCATTTGGCTAAAATTATTTACAACAAAATagagaatgaagaaaataagTGCAATGTCATCTggctacaaacacacagatacaaatgtACAAGCTACAGTTTGCATTGTTCATATAAGGAAACAGTATCTGTCAACACATAGGTTGGAGTCATTCTATGGAATACATTTGCATCCAacgaatatatacagtatatttttaatgtctttttgaTATTTGCCCTTAAAGTCATACTTACAGATCAGTAGTGTAAATATGTCTTCAAAACTAAAACATCTTTTTGATCACCATGGACATCATGGTCAAGTGTCCTCAATTCATAGTTTATAATTAGCCAAAACAAAAGTCTATATTTGTATTACAACTCCAAAGTTATCAGAAATGTCACTTCCTTGTTTCTCCAGATTTGCTAAATACTTTTGATTCTTGGATCAAGTGTAAAATAACTAATATAACCCAAACTAGTTATGGCTTCACATGGTGCAGGAGTGTATAGGAGTGGAGTTGTGAATTCTTAGTGCAGACTGGGTTTGTCCAGTTGTGAGGAGTTTCATCCCAACTCGATCACAGTTCATTACCTACATCATTTGGATCCCCCTGTAATACTTTACACATATCTCCCTATCCTGTCCTGCGTGGACAGGCTTCAGTGATGGAGaatcagtcagtaagtcagtcagtgcTTTGGGCCAGTCAGGGCCTGTATCCCCACAGAGCAGGGTTGCTGTATGGTGTGTAGGGGCAGTTGTAATGACAGACGCACGAGTGGATCATCATCACAGCCCGCCGTAGCAGCCTCCCGGTTGGGCAGCGGAAGGCCACCTCAGCGGTGTGGGTTCTGTAAGGGGTGCAGCAGCGGGAATCGGTGCACTGTCCACAGTAACGGAGCCGGTAGACCCGAGTGCTGTAACAGCCCTGGTGAACAAGCCGGATGGGCACCGGTGACCTGTAGCTGGCCTTGCAACGCCCGCGCTGTCCCCACTGGgaaaacacgcacacgcacatgcacacgcacacacacacacacacacacacaccatgcacacacacacaaagtcaaaaTAGAAGCATCAACTGTTATTAAGGGAAGATGGCAAGTGAATGCAGATTAGAGATAATACAAACATTTGTCAGAGGTAgggctgctctggaggcagatatattcttattggttgagttaaacctcaatgggcggagcaaaataatcaatttttttttggagtgcaacttaagttagctagctagctagcaaacctGAAGAAGCTCTGTCCAGAAATGgcaatgatttctttatttaattCATTTGTGGCCATGGTATTCATGCTAGCCAACTAGCTTAACCTTGACAGCTaaaggctagtatggctagtttgaacttgggaGGCCAGCTAGGCTAATTAGGTAACCTAGATAATGTATAGCtagattgctttttttttttcagttagcagcaagagcgctaggcttcatcaTGGGCTCCAATTAGCCAGATGAAACTGTTTTTTGCTCCATACATTGtagtttaactcaaccaatgaaattatttctgcttccagagctgctccagtctgtgataaaactccaatctgtcaATTGCTGTTGAGGGCATGAATGGAATACAATGGTATGTAGCCTATGGATAGATAGAAAATTAGGACATACATGGgtaataaaaagaaatgtaagGGCAGAAGGTGAGAGTTAGGATATTCAGTCAAGTTTGTGAGAACTCACCATGGTTTTCCTAGGGGGCAGCTGGACTGTCTGGCAAGGCCGCACCTTACAAAGCCTAGTCTGCATTTGCAGCTTGCAGGCTGGGTTCTGGTTGGACACCCGTGTGGAGACTCCAGCCCCGCAGCTCTGGGAACAGGCGCTCCACTGAGTGCTCTGCTCTATACAGGTGGAGGGAGCTGGGACCAGTTTGTCCGGACGGTGGCCACCGGGGAGAGCTGGCCACAACCTGTCAGGTCTCGAGGCTAGAGGAAGACCAGAGAAAACATGATGAGAGTAAGAAGCAAGTTAATTTATGATGACAAGCTGGGGTATAAGAGCTGATCATTATGATGTGGCAGATCTTTAAACACAAGGCAAAATAGGCAAAGTACCAGATGCCATGGAGCCTTGATTGGCGATTGAAGTGACTCACACAATAAACCACCAAGAGTTGAATTAGGGCCAGACAGAATTCACTGACTTACTGTAGATGCTTATTGAACTCATTTACTTCAGTCGCTCACTTCCAGTAACTTTAATGTCTTGATTGTTTGATGTTCACAAAAATTTCAAAACAACATTGTTATCTGAAGAGTTCCTTCCAAGATAGCATGCAAGTAATAATAATCAGCTGATCTTTTGGCATGGCATAGCATTCTTCTTAGGTTTTGAATTCAAGAACAttcaaatggaacaaaatgttcCTTTGCTATTCACATAATGTAGTGTGACTCGGACAGTGTTAGAAATTCCAGATGCTTTTGGAGTGGCTTCATTTCCCTCACCTCCCCCTTTTGGAGTATTACAGTCTCCAATTGGCTTCATATGTTTAATTGTTACATAGCTTAGCTGTGGGTGTTGTTATGAAACTTGGAAACTTGGTGGCTAGGAAAAAAACGTATGTTTTGACTTTTCCAAAGAAATGAGGGTTATATTTGGACTTTGAGAGTTTTCTTTTGGCCAGACACACCCCAATGTAATGCAAAAACTACCCCAATAAAAGCTTCCAGACATGACCAGTGAAGATCAGTGAAAAAGCTCATATAAATGAAGGAAGCATAATATTGTCTTATGGACCGATGACCAATAAGCAACATTTGTGATTGACGCATCCAGTGGTGTGTGAAAATACATCTGGCGCCAGTCACGCTGACACTGGGAAATGTCTTGTAGAGGTCAAGCTGTTTGTTATCAGGAGTCCACTGTGAAGCATCTATTTCATTGCTGCTGTTTGTGAGGAATCTACTGTAGAACATAAATAAAAGCATGCATCAGAGGATGTATTCCTAGATTAaacatccatccctccatccatgtACTGTTAGTTTACCTGTGATGGCATCCTGAATGATGGTGTTTTCCAGGTTCTCACACACCCACTCCTTGCAGCACTTCCCTGGTAGCAGAATGTGCTGTGGGTTGGGGCAGTCTGGGGTGGGAAGACGGGCATCCATGGGACACGTTGGCACACAGGTCACCCCTCCACCCTTGCAGTGGCAATAGGTGTCGCAGGAGGGCTGGAACGACTGGCCTTCCTGGTATGTGACTCCGTTGATCTCACAGCCCAGATCCTCCTGACCTGTTGAATATTAGAGCACAGACGCCCTCTTAGCTTTCTCAGCCAGGATGAGGTACACTGCAGCCACACCCGCGCCTTGGATTGATGTGGGAAACCCAATTAGGAAGTGAAAAGGCTAAAGctggggaagagagggagaggtggagggatgcaagggggagacagagcagaggaaaatgagaaagagaatgCGTCTTTAAGAGGTGAGGACACAGGAGTGGCTGTCCCTGCCAATGGTTATGTAGTTTTTATGGGAAACCGGGCCTCTCTACGGAGAAACTGAGGAATCTGTTTTTCAATCCGTGTGTGTTGTCTCTGCAATCTATCACGCTCAAAGGGCAGTCATTAGAGGAAGAGTGTCAACAGCAGCCCTGGAAATACAAGTTGAGACGTTTTGGATTTGTGTCAAAGCCCCGCCGCCCGGCCGGCCGCCACGCTCGACTGAGCGCGCTCTAAACATAACTGTCTGTTTGTCCCGCTCATGCAGACAGAGTGAGGctccatcatccctccctccctccctttatgtcctcccctctgtctTACCCCCACAGACATGGGCAGGGAGAGCCTGGTTGTTTGCTTGTTAGGAGAGGCACTCACTGACACACTCCCCAGGGTCTCCGGGGAAGCTGGCGCTGTAGTCGCACTGTAATCCCCTCTGGTCGTCGCAGGGGAACATTTCGGTGCAGGGCTCGCCTCCCTGCCTGGCACATATCTGGCAGCACTGGCAGCCGTCCAGCACCAGCGGGACGCCGGTGGGGCACTGGGGGACGGGACCGAGGCAGCGGCATGGCCTCTCACACAGCTGACACAACACCTAGCAGGGACGACACACACCGGGTCAGGTTAGAGGATGGTACAGTTTAGACTAGAGGCTAGGATTGGTTTGGCTGATGTGTTTCCTATTGGGAACAAGTGGGaatcaaaatcatcatcatGGCAGCCACTGCTATCAAGAACATCAGCATCATCAGATAAAAGAAGACTCAACTTTTTCTAATCATAATGTTGACCATCATcatccaccaccaccatcatcatcatcatcatcatcatcataatcatatcTAAATGATAATAAGTATATATAGTATTCTTGGTATTCTTAAAATCAAACTGCCTCTCCTGGCTGTGTAAGTAGATGTATTTTTAGTGGCGGTACTTTGTTTAGGAAACACGCCGGTATCCAACACTGTCGGGCCAAACCGCTGCTTTCAATTACATGTATCTGCTGCAGCCAACCCACAGGCAGCATTTGGACAAGCCCAGTCTCACTTAATCAGAGCAGAAGAATCTCCTCATTGATTTACAAGTACAAGCATACAGAGAACATTACACACCCTTGCTTTGTTCTTAATCTACTTTCAACCACAAAACAAGATAAATGATTATATAACTATGAAATGAACCCAGCAAAATCACAGGAAATCAACCTCACTGCGTCACAACTCCcactcctactctctctctcacgcacacacacacacacacacacacacacacacacacatacatacataacataacCATCTCATTCATAACTTACTACTgtaatgaagcagaaacagaCTGGGCTCACCTGCGTACCCACACAAAGCAGTAAAGCCAAAGCTATCACATTGTCACACAGTAGTCTGTCCATGAGGGCCAGTGTTGTTGATGGAGCTGCTCGGTCTGTCTCACTGAATACCCAACCCAAGTGTGATGCTGGTGCTACCAGTGCAGCTGTTTGCTAACTGCTCATTCTTGTGCCTGCTGACATTTATAAAGTCCGGACTCTGATGTCACGGGCTGACTGCCGTGTAAACAGCCACTGGACCGGCATCAGAAATGTTTCGcattcctcctccctgctgcccaTTTCCACTTCCAGACacatccccccccacccccacccccccacactcgtttccctctcctccctcccacctttCTTTCCAGTCTTGTGGTGTTCTAAGTTTACACAGCTTAACACGAGCTGAGGGGCAGAAAAATACATTATCCCAGTTGTCTACGGCATGTCAAACAACCTCCAGAGCTTTGTGGCGACGACTCTGATTGAAATCGATGAGGTTTTATCTCGCTGATGTTTTTACAGGCTGCTGCCTCTCCATATGGTCGGTCAGACGTAGGCACAGATCTTCCGAAAGGACAAATATAGAGTCGATTTTTCCGtcatttcacttttcattcCTATTCATTCAAAACCTCAAATGCTTCTGAAACCATAATCTGTTACTTCAGCCAGACTTTAAAGAGATTTaatctttctcctccctctggtTTCCATGGTGAAAGGGCAGCATGTCTGCGGTTGGCGTGAACTTGAATCATCGAGATCACTTCTATTGTGAGAGAGGCTTGCTCCTGAAGAGAATTCAAACAGGGAGTTGGAAGCAAACAGCGTCAAGGGGCTCCTCAGAGGCCACAAGGAGACATGTTGTAGTAGAGAGCGCATAGCTGAGCTGTTACATTACTCAATAGTTGCTGCAATACTGATGGTCAGACAATGAGACTGATTCTGTTCAGGATATACAGTGTAGGTTGTAACACATATAGCATGTGTGCTGTGTCTATTATTACTATGCAAAAAGACCATAAGACATCCTGAAATGCCATTGGAAAAATAGTTTTAGAGCAATTACGTACATACAGCATATTAGACAGATAGAGTCATAGCTAGAGCATGACCCTCTGAATCACAACACTATAGCAAACAGATGGCAGTCACTGGAAAAGGAAGTAAGGCATCCATGGTAAAATAGCTGCTTTGCCACCCAGGTGAGAATTCGGTAAGCAAGGGTTTCTCAGTCAAATTCCTGAATTTCAAGATCATTCATTTCTCACAGAGCTGGGTGGGCGGTAAAGACGGTCGGTGATGGGTTATAAATAGaacgagacagacagaaggagagagaggaggaaagtatGTGTTGTGCGGGGCAGGTGGGCTCCAGGTGGCCGGCCAGTCGGGGGAGATGCACTGCAACACGTCTCTGAAAACTATGCTTTCCTGGCCACCTTTCCATTTGCTTTCCATGCTCTTTAAGAATGACTGGAGTTGGAACGACCCCACAATAAGAGGCAAGAGCTCTACTGTTACATACAGTGTAGTTTGGAAGAAGATCTCAAACTACATAGCAAACTTAGTTTATTGAAATGTCTTAAAACACTGGACATTGTTGGTATTATAATAGCTGTAATGTACAGCATTCTTTGTTACAAAAATATAGCATTTCTCTATCATTCATCTACTCTGTATTAATAAGTATGTAATAAGTAATAGTAGCATTAAATGCATATGGCTGATTTCCAGAACAGATCTTTCTTTGTGCCTAAAATCAGAACAAACTTTGAATTTTCCaagcattttcttttcagagaGGAGCAAATTAATTCATTGTTGCATGTGGCACATCCAATAATAAGTTAGACTTCTGCAATATCTATATAATATATGTACCTGAAGCACAAACTATCCACTATAGCCTACAGCTTGAATGATTAAATATTAGGCACATCCACTGAGACTGCAAATCTGAAAATACTATATTACTTAGATTATATTACCTTATGTTCTATTAAACCGTCTCTCTCAATGCTACAGCTTCTGAATGTAATACAACTATCTGGAACACAGCAATAAACATGACCTTGCATGATGTTGTAACAGGTATTTTTGGATAGGCTCATTGGCTAGCTATGCTTGTATGAGGACAATACAGCCATGGAAACCGTATGATTAACAATTGCAGCCCATATCAGTCATACTTCAATTATATCTGCCAAATCAAAAccaagagaggcagagaggcccTGCAGGTCCAACAAATCTTTCCAGAGCCCACAGATGTTGGAAAGCTCCCAGATAATAAAGTATCACCCTGACTGACAGTGGACATTGCTCTTTTGAAGAAATCCCTAAGTTCTATACAATGACCCCATTCAGTTTGCGGGAATATTGTTTTGCTATGTGATGGTATGTACGAAAGGCCTATTGGATTCCATGTGGATTCAAACATGCATAAACTGCAGGGCAAAGTAATGAAAATATTATTTGTCCTATAAATGTTAGAAAAGAATGCATTGATCTAAGTGCTGAAAGACAAGAAAATCACTCGACCAAATCTGTCACTATGGAGCAGAAATGTCTAACACATGTTCAGAGAAGATGTCTGACAACCCAAAAATATCTCAGAGTGGAGGCAGTGtgaaatgcaaagcaggcaGAGGTTGTTGTCCTGTAGTCATGATATTCTGGAAAAGTTCTGCAGTGCTTCGAATCTGCATTTACAGATTTGAATCCTCGTAAGTCTATTGGGTGAATATATAATGAATATTTCATAGGCAAGACATTAGTTTCATGCGAAGTCAGAGCAAACAGTAACAGTAGCTATTCATCAATGTTAGTGGCATTGCAGCAGTGGGTGCCACATGATTATTACATAGACATCAACAACAGTTGCTCAATACGGACATTTTAAGTGTTTTGAATTTTGTTATACGTTGAAATAGCTCATATCAAGTAATTCAAATCATAGGTCAGTGGTGGTCTTGGGAACACAGATGATAAGTGAATAAAGATAACTTttcctgtggatgtgtgtgcaaAAACAAGGGAATGAAATACTCCACATATTTCTAATTCTGTCCCATTGCCGCTGATTTTTGGCCTTTCGTGTGTGGGGCTTAGTGCACAAAAGAAGCCCTAACATTGCCTTACACATTTTTAGCTTTGTGCTTTTTGTGAAACGTACATTTCCCTACCCCCAACATTTGTGTCCTCTGCAAGCCAAGACAATATTCAGGTTTGCCAGCACTAAAGTTAGTGGGTGTGGGTGGTGCCAAGTGGCTGTGACTGATTTGAGCATGAATCAGAGTAAACAGTCTGTGGGCTCTAACAGTCACAAATAATACTCAAAACTTCTCCCGGGGCAATATttgacacacacataacatgCAGAACGGCTCCAAGTGCACTCGGAAACTGATGTCTGAGGTTTTGGCACCGGCTGTCCCTGAAACCAACGGGCCCAGCTTTCCCAGCAGTGGCACGGTGCGTCTGCCAGATCTGCAGGTATCTCTACAGTGAGCAGGGCAGATTAGCCGTGACCGTAAGGAACAGTCAGAAATAGCAAAATAAATGTAGTGGTCTAGCTTTGCAGCCTTAAGTGAAAAGGCATGTGTGAGCTGTATTGTCCCTGAGGCTGATGTTCTGAGTTGTGTTGACTCATTATTCCAGTAAGGATTTAGGAGAAGTAATGTCATGACGGGCACCAGCGGGTCGCTGTCCACACCCTGGAGGTCACAGACTGAGCTACACTGATTCATCCAAAACAACTCATCCAATTCACTGTGAATGAATAGACTGAATGAAAATTCTTGAACACGTTGCACTGTaatcttcctctcactctctctccctttctctctctctctctctttctacataCCTCAGGTCAAAAAATAGTTTCCTCTTACCTTAAAGGGGCATTGATCCAAGGTTTACAGTACTTTCTCTGAAAGTCGGCCTTGTAGACAATGTGTTCTTTCATTAACACTGGCTTTGAAATGGTATCAAATGGCTGAGCTCAATGACCGTTGGCCAACTTTCTTATACATGAAATGACCGCTAGAGCATGCAGAGCATGAATCCTTGAAAAGTTTCCTTCATGTGTTTTcatctgtgatatttgtatcaAGCTGGGCAGAAGCCGGAAAGGTGGGGATCATGCAGTCTCAAACAACATGGTTATAAAACTTTTAAAAGGGAGGATAAGTTGAGGATGAAGGGGCAAGTGTTTAAGCAGATGGAAAATTACTTTTACATAACATAATCAACACCAGGCAAACTATTTTCAGAGCTCGGATGTCCAGGTGTTTCCTTTGAAATCCACTCTTGTGAAAATACATAAGAAATACTGCAGGTGCACGGCTGGTATGTGATGtaatataacacaataaatTATAGCCAGTGGTCTATATATATCCACAAACAAGGAACTGAGACATGATTTAATGCCGCCTAGCCATCCTACAGACTTAACTACAGTAATTACCAAAATTCCAAATGCCAAGAGTCTGTAAATGTCCTCTTTGAAGAGAGCAGAATGAGGAAACCAGGAAATGGAAACTTACCACAGAAAAAGGGATTTTCTTA encodes the following:
- the ccn5 gene encoding CCN family member 5, translating into MDRLLCDNVIALALLLCVGTQVLCQLCERPCRCLGPVPQCPTGVPLVLDGCQCCQICARQGGEPCTEMFPCDDQRGLQCDYSASFPGDPGECVSQEDLGCEINGVTYQEGQSFQPSCDTYCHCKGGGVTCVPTCPMDARLPTPDCPNPQHILLPGKCCKEWVCENLENTIIQDAITASRPDRLWPALPGGHRPDKLVPAPSTCIEQSTQWSACSQSCGAGVSTRVSNQNPACKLQMQTRLCKVRPCQTVQLPPRKTMWGQRGRCKASYRSPVPIRLVHQGCYSTRVYRLRYCGQCTDSRCCTPYRTHTAEVAFRCPTGRLLRRAVMMIHSCVCHYNCPYTPYSNPALWGYRP